In Balaenoptera ricei isolate mBalRic1 chromosome 4, mBalRic1.hap2, whole genome shotgun sequence, the following are encoded in one genomic region:
- the IL10RB gene encoding interleukin-10 receptor subunit beta isoform X1 — protein sequence MAQSLRSWLGGCLLVSALGMVPPPENVRMNSVNFKNILQWESPAFPKGNLTFTAQYQSYRKFQDICTSTVLTECDFSSLSKYGDHTLRVRAQFEDEHSDWINITFCPVDDTIIGPPRIQVEALANSLHMRFLAPKIKNEPETWTMRNIYNSWTYHVQYWKNGSDEKFPATGQYDFEVLRNLESHTTYCVQVRGFLPDRNKTGEWSEPVCEQTTTDETTPSWVVAGVLGASVCAALLLLIGCFVLLRCVYKKAKHAIPPRNSLPQHLKEFLNHSHHSTLLLFSFPLAVENEVFDTLSVITEVSESHTPKLGAGCSLSTLSGP from the exons ATGGCGCAGAGCCTCCGGAGCTGGCTGGGCGGCTGCCTCCTGGTGTCAG CATTAGGAATGGTGCCACCTCCTGAAAATGTCAGAATGAATTCAGTTAATTTCAAGAACATTCTACAGTGGGAGTCGCCTGCTTTTCCCAAGGGGAATCTGACTTTCACAGCTCAGTACCAAAG TTATAGGAAATTCCAAGATATATGCACTAGTACTGTCTTGACGGAATGTGATTTCTCAAGTCTTTCCAAGTATGGTGACCACACCTTGAGGGTCAGGGCTCAATTTGAAGACGAGCATTCAGACTGGATAAACATCACCTTCTGTCCTGTGGATGACA CCATTATCGGACCTCCCAGAATCCAAGTGGAAGCACTTGCTAATTCTTTACATATGCGTTTCTTAGCCCCGAAAATTAAGAATGAACCTGAAACATGGACCATGAGGAATATTTATAACTCATGGACTTATCATGTGCAATATTGGAAAAATGGCTCTGACGAAAAG TTTCCAGCTACTGGTCAGTATGACTTCGAGGTCCTCCGAAATCTTGAGTCACACACCACTTACTGTGTTCAAGTCCGAGGGTTTCTTCCTGATCGGAACAAAACTGGGGAGTGGAGTGAGCCTGTCTGTGAGCAGACAACCACTGACG AAACCACCCCCTCCTGGGTCGTGGCCGGTGTCCTGGGAGCCTCGGTGTGCGCCGCCCTCCTGCTGCTCATTGGCTGCTTCGTCTTGCTGCGGTGCGTTTACAAGAAAGCCAAGCATGCCATCCCCCCGAGGAATTCTCTTCCACAGCACCTGAAAGAG TTTCTGAACCACTCTCATCACAGCACACTTCTCTTATTCTCCTTCCCACTGGCTGTTGAGAATGAAGTCTTTGACACGCTGAGCGTCATCACAGAAGTGTCCGAAAGCCACACGCCGAAGCTCGGGGCGGGCTGCAGCCTCAGCACCTTGTCTGGGCCGTGA
- the IL10RB gene encoding interleukin-10 receptor subunit beta isoform X2, whose amino-acid sequence MAQSLRSWLGGCLLVSALGMVPPPENVRMNSVNFKNILQWESPAFPKGNLTFTAQYQSYRKFQDICTSTVLTECDFSSLSKYGDHTLRVRAQFEDEHSDWINITFCPVDDTPKIKNEPETWTMRNIYNSWTYHVQYWKNGSDEKFPATGQYDFEVLRNLESHTTYCVQVRGFLPDRNKTGEWSEPVCEQTTTDETTPSWVVAGVLGASVCAALLLLIGCFVLLRCVYKKAKHAIPPRNSLPQHLKEFLNHSHHSTLLLFSFPLAVENEVFDTLSVITEVSESHTPKLGAGCSLSTLSGP is encoded by the exons ATGGCGCAGAGCCTCCGGAGCTGGCTGGGCGGCTGCCTCCTGGTGTCAG CATTAGGAATGGTGCCACCTCCTGAAAATGTCAGAATGAATTCAGTTAATTTCAAGAACATTCTACAGTGGGAGTCGCCTGCTTTTCCCAAGGGGAATCTGACTTTCACAGCTCAGTACCAAAG TTATAGGAAATTCCAAGATATATGCACTAGTACTGTCTTGACGGAATGTGATTTCTCAAGTCTTTCCAAGTATGGTGACCACACCTTGAGGGTCAGGGCTCAATTTGAAGACGAGCATTCAGACTGGATAAACATCACCTTCTGTCCTGTGGATGACA CCCCGAAAATTAAGAATGAACCTGAAACATGGACCATGAGGAATATTTATAACTCATGGACTTATCATGTGCAATATTGGAAAAATGGCTCTGACGAAAAG TTTCCAGCTACTGGTCAGTATGACTTCGAGGTCCTCCGAAATCTTGAGTCACACACCACTTACTGTGTTCAAGTCCGAGGGTTTCTTCCTGATCGGAACAAAACTGGGGAGTGGAGTGAGCCTGTCTGTGAGCAGACAACCACTGACG AAACCACCCCCTCCTGGGTCGTGGCCGGTGTCCTGGGAGCCTCGGTGTGCGCCGCCCTCCTGCTGCTCATTGGCTGCTTCGTCTTGCTGCGGTGCGTTTACAAGAAAGCCAAGCATGCCATCCCCCCGAGGAATTCTCTTCCACAGCACCTGAAAGAG TTTCTGAACCACTCTCATCACAGCACACTTCTCTTATTCTCCTTCCCACTGGCTGTTGAGAATGAAGTCTTTGACACGCTGAGCGTCATCACAGAAGTGTCCGAAAGCCACACGCCGAAGCTCGGGGCGGGCTGCAGCCTCAGCACCTTGTCTGGGCCGTGA